A stretch of the Clavibacter sp. B3I6 genome encodes the following:
- a CDS encoding TrkH family potassium uptake protein, with protein MPERPPPATRGIRRQLLRPAQAIVAAFAGAILIGTAVLMLPVAKQGPGGASFVEALFTATSAVCVTGHVVVDTATYWTPLGQVTILLLIQVGGFGIMTFASVIGLAVVRRMSLRSRITAAAEAHSTGLGDLRGLLLGVVRITLVAEALVAVALALRFWLGYGEPFGRAAWLGAFHSVSSFNNAGFSLFSDNLVSYATDPLVCLPIAASIIVGGLGFPVIVQLRRHLTLPRVWTVTTRLVLAGTLALLVLGTVYITAIEWSNPRTLGALDWPGRILAGFFTSVQTRTAGFNSIDIGAMDPASWFGMDALMLIGGGPGGTAGGIKITTFAVLFFILVTELRGERAVNVLGKRLPRSVQREAITVVLLAVAVVVTATVTLMLITDVSTDRLLFEVVSAFGTVGLSTGITADLPTAGQLILVLLMFIGRLGPITFATALALRPRRTTYELPQERPVIG; from the coding sequence ATGCCCGAGCGCCCGCCACCGGCCACCCGCGGCATCCGTCGTCAGCTGCTCCGGCCGGCCCAGGCCATCGTCGCCGCGTTCGCCGGCGCCATCCTCATCGGGACCGCCGTGCTGATGCTCCCCGTCGCCAAGCAGGGGCCGGGCGGCGCGAGCTTCGTCGAGGCCCTGTTCACGGCCACGTCCGCCGTCTGCGTCACCGGTCACGTCGTCGTCGACACCGCGACGTACTGGACGCCGCTCGGCCAGGTGACCATCCTGCTGCTGATCCAGGTCGGCGGCTTCGGCATCATGACCTTCGCCAGCGTCATCGGGCTCGCGGTCGTGCGGCGCATGTCCCTGCGCTCGCGGATCACCGCCGCGGCCGAGGCGCACAGCACCGGCCTGGGCGACCTCCGCGGGCTCCTGCTCGGGGTCGTGCGGATCACGCTGGTCGCCGAGGCCCTCGTCGCCGTCGCGCTCGCGCTCCGCTTCTGGCTCGGCTACGGCGAGCCGTTCGGCCGCGCGGCCTGGCTGGGGGCCTTCCACTCGGTGTCGTCGTTCAACAACGCCGGCTTCTCGCTCTTCAGCGACAACCTCGTGTCCTACGCGACCGACCCGCTCGTCTGCCTGCCGATCGCAGCGTCCATCATCGTGGGCGGGCTCGGCTTCCCCGTGATCGTGCAGCTGCGGCGGCACCTCACGCTGCCCCGCGTATGGACCGTCACGACCCGGCTGGTGCTCGCCGGCACGCTCGCGCTGCTCGTCCTCGGCACCGTCTACATCACCGCCATCGAGTGGTCGAACCCGAGGACCCTGGGCGCCCTGGACTGGCCCGGCCGGATCCTCGCCGGCTTCTTCACGTCCGTCCAGACGCGCACCGCGGGCTTCAACAGCATCGACATCGGCGCGATGGACCCCGCGAGCTGGTTCGGCATGGACGCCCTGATGCTCATCGGCGGCGGCCCCGGCGGCACGGCGGGCGGGATCAAGATCACGACCTTCGCCGTGCTGTTCTTCATCCTCGTCACCGAGCTCCGCGGCGAGCGCGCGGTCAACGTGCTCGGCAAGCGGCTCCCCCGCTCCGTGCAGCGCGAGGCCATCACCGTCGTCCTCCTCGCCGTCGCGGTCGTGGTCACCGCCACCGTCACGCTGATGCTGATCACCGACGTCAGCACGGACCGGCTCCTGTTCGAGGTCGTCTCCGCGTTCGGCACGGTCGGGCTGTCCACGGGCATCACCGCGGACCTGCCCACGGCCGGGCAGCTGATCCTCGTCCTCCTGATGTTCATCGGCCGCCTCGGCCCCATCACCTTCGCGACGGCGCTCGCCCTGCGCCCGCGCCGCACCACCTACGAGCTCCCCCAGGAAAGGCCCGTCATTGGCTAG
- a CDS encoding response regulator transcription factor, with protein MTGTVSPAARDDEQALPGPGPRALRVFVVDEEAPITQLLSLALRMEGWEVRAFATGRAAIDAAVEAAPDAILLDMMLPDVSGVEVVAELRRAGVASPVLFLTGRDSLEDRLAAFGAGADDYVTKPFGLEEVVDTLRELFRRRGLAPALVTAGDLVLDPVSGEAWLAGVPLDLDPMDLVVVRALAEEPTRRLPRRELAHRLADAGHGVVAPRALLDLPSVTGRAVGRDQAVLVAVAGDDLVLAPVV; from the coding sequence ATGACCGGCACCGTGAGCCCCGCCGCCCGTGACGACGAGCAGGCCCTGCCCGGCCCCGGTCCCCGGGCGCTCCGCGTGTTCGTGGTCGACGAGGAGGCGCCCATCACGCAGCTCCTGTCGCTCGCGCTGCGGATGGAGGGCTGGGAGGTGCGCGCCTTCGCCACCGGTCGGGCCGCGATCGATGCCGCCGTCGAGGCCGCGCCGGACGCGATCCTGCTCGACATGATGCTGCCCGACGTCTCGGGCGTGGAGGTGGTGGCGGAGCTGCGCCGCGCGGGCGTCGCGTCGCCCGTGCTGTTCCTCACCGGACGCGACTCGCTCGAGGACCGGCTCGCCGCGTTCGGGGCGGGCGCCGACGACTACGTCACGAAGCCGTTCGGGCTCGAGGAGGTCGTCGACACGCTCCGCGAGCTCTTCCGCCGCCGCGGCCTGGCGCCCGCCCTCGTCACCGCGGGCGACCTCGTGCTCGACCCGGTGTCCGGCGAGGCGTGGCTCGCGGGCGTGCCGCTGGACCTGGATCCGATGGACCTCGTGGTCGTGCGCGCGCTCGCCGAGGAGCCGACGCGGCGCCTCCCGCGGCGCGAGCTCGCGCACCGGCTGGCCGATGCGGGCCACGGCGTCGTGGCGCCGCGCGCGCTCCTCGACCTGCCGTCCGTGACGGGCCGAGCCGTCGGCCGGGACCAGGCCGTGCTCGTCGCCGTCGCCGGCGACGACCTCGTGCTGGCGCCCGTCGTCTGA
- a CDS encoding RNA polymerase sigma factor, translating into MQPFDRVVTEHGAVVLRVCRAVLGGHADAEDAWSETFLSALLAYPRLGPRADVRAWLVTIAHRKALDAIRARGRRALPVDEVPERVSDLGVPGSDDPDLWRAVAALPERQRLAVAYRYLGGLPHAEVAAIVGGSPEAARRAAADGVASLRRTMGADPPGGERAAASAPAATAGGRP; encoded by the coding sequence ATGCAGCCGTTCGACAGGGTCGTGACCGAGCACGGCGCCGTGGTGCTCCGCGTTTGCCGGGCCGTGCTCGGCGGGCACGCGGATGCCGAGGACGCGTGGTCGGAGACGTTCCTGTCGGCGCTCCTCGCCTACCCGCGGCTCGGGCCGCGCGCCGACGTGCGGGCCTGGCTCGTGACCATCGCGCACCGCAAGGCCCTCGACGCGATCCGCGCCCGCGGCCGCCGCGCGCTCCCCGTCGACGAGGTGCCCGAGCGGGTGTCCGACCTCGGCGTGCCCGGATCCGACGACCCGGACCTCTGGCGCGCGGTCGCCGCCCTGCCCGAGCGGCAGCGGCTGGCGGTCGCGTACCGCTACCTCGGCGGGCTGCCGCACGCGGAGGTGGCCGCGATCGTCGGCGGCAGCCCCGAGGCGGCGCGGCGGGCGGCGGCCGACGGGGTCGCGAGCCTGCGCCGGACGATGGGCGCGGATCCGCCGGGCGGCGAGCGCGCAGCCGCATCCGCACCCGCCGCGACCGCTGGAGGACGACCGTGA
- a CDS encoding YdcF family protein, with translation MRTRRIVVVASTSLLAAVAAVLLASEGIHRLASTRGLGHPPSSGGREAVVVLGFGDAGPRANRVNRYRVRAALRSIDPRAASTVLVLCGGSVMGDEPEARILARFARDELGYRGPIALEEDSRSTRENVRNAIPLLEDADVIRIASDPVHAEEARRILRGLRPDLADRLARAEDYRVGEVAWMKPLAIAVALLRRARDASRD, from the coding sequence ATGCGGACCCGTCGGATCGTCGTCGTCGCGTCGACCTCGCTCCTCGCCGCGGTCGCCGCGGTGCTCCTCGCGAGCGAGGGGATCCACCGGCTCGCCAGCACGCGCGGCCTCGGCCACCCGCCGAGCTCGGGGGGCCGCGAGGCGGTCGTCGTGCTCGGCTTCGGCGACGCCGGGCCGCGCGCGAACCGCGTCAACCGGTACCGCGTGCGGGCGGCGCTCCGCTCCATCGACCCGCGGGCCGCGTCCACCGTTCTGGTGCTCTGCGGCGGATCCGTGATGGGCGACGAGCCCGAGGCCCGGATCCTCGCCCGCTTCGCCCGCGACGAGCTCGGCTACCGGGGCCCGATCGCCCTCGAGGAGGACAGCCGGAGCACGCGCGAGAACGTCCGCAACGCGATCCCGCTCCTCGAGGACGCCGACGTGATCCGCATCGCCTCCGACCCCGTGCACGCGGAGGAGGCGCGCCGGATCCTCCGCGGCCTCCGCCCGGACCTCGCCGACCGCCTCGCGCGCGCCGAGGACTACCGCGTCGGGGAGGTCGCCTGGATGAAGCCGCTGGCCATCGCGGTGGCACTCCTCCGCCGGGCGCGGGACGCGTCCCGCGACTGA
- a CDS encoding PRC and DUF2382 domain-containing protein, with amino-acid sequence MIDSRDIGSIVGATVHDTDGDKIGSVGQVYVDPDTNAPLWATVKTGLFGTSESFVPLEGADWDRETLTVRYDKAKVKDAPRVDADGALSEQEEDALYAHYGLGGGFSTTTTGAGTQGLFDQDEHAGVDGDRDVDRDRDRDGVVGHDTSGPTTDDAMTRSEEQLHVGTERVQTGRARLRKHVVTEQQTVTVPVSHEEVRLEREPITDANVGAATSGPDLSDEEHEVVLTEERPVVHMETVPVERVKLGTETVTDERTVTEDVRHEEIEVDGDTDGTTRR; translated from the coding sequence ATGATCGACTCCCGCGACATCGGCAGCATCGTCGGCGCCACCGTGCACGACACGGACGGCGACAAGATCGGCTCCGTCGGCCAGGTCTACGTCGACCCCGACACGAACGCGCCCCTCTGGGCCACCGTCAAGACGGGCCTCTTCGGCACGTCCGAGTCCTTCGTCCCGCTCGAGGGCGCGGACTGGGATCGCGAGACCCTCACGGTCCGCTACGACAAGGCGAAGGTCAAGGACGCCCCGCGCGTCGACGCCGACGGCGCCCTCAGCGAGCAGGAGGAGGACGCCCTCTACGCGCACTACGGCCTCGGCGGCGGATTCTCCACCACCACGACGGGCGCCGGCACGCAGGGCCTGTTCGACCAGGACGAGCACGCGGGCGTCGACGGCGACCGCGACGTCGACCGCGACCGCGACCGTGACGGCGTGGTCGGCCACGACACCTCCGGCCCCACCACCGACGACGCGATGACCCGCTCCGAGGAGCAGCTCCACGTCGGCACCGAGCGCGTCCAGACGGGCCGCGCCCGCCTCCGCAAGCACGTCGTCACCGAGCAGCAGACCGTGACCGTCCCCGTCAGCCACGAGGAGGTCCGCCTCGAGCGCGAGCCCATCACCGACGCGAACGTGGGCGCCGCGACCTCCGGCCCCGACCTCTCCGACGAGGAGCACGAGGTCGTCCTCACCGAGGAGCGCCCCGTCGTCCACATGGAGACGGTCCCCGTCGAGCGCGTGAAGCTCGGCACGGAGACCGTGACCGACGAGCGCACCGTCACCGAGGACGTCCGCCACGAGGAGATCGAGGTCGACGGCGACACGGACGGCACCACCCGCCGCTGA
- a CDS encoding Gfo/Idh/MocA family protein encodes MSDTQPAASAPETGGALGVAMIGHGFMGAAHSQAWRVAPAFFDLSLAPRMVSVVGRDQARTQESADRWGWDRAETDWRAAIERDDIDVVDICSPGSTHVEVAVAALEAGKHVLCEKPLANTVEEAEIMAAAAERAAAKGIRAMVGFSYRRVPAITFARDLVAQGAIGELRQVRALYLQDWLTDAEGPMTWRLDKEAAGSGALGDIGAHIVDAVQFITGDTLDAVSGLLRTFVEERPLLAETRGLGGVASSERGKVTVDDAAYFTGKLSSGALASFEATRMATGRKNALRLEFSGSDGAISFDLERLNEIELYDATAPADRLGFRRILVTEPEHPYTAAWWPTGHGLGYEHAFSHQVRDLVHDIAEGREPQPSFADGLRVQRVLDAVERSSADGSAWTTVDPAGS; translated from the coding sequence ATGTCCGACACGCAGCCCGCAGCGTCCGCCCCCGAGACCGGAGGCGCCCTCGGCGTCGCGATGATCGGCCACGGCTTCATGGGCGCCGCCCACTCGCAGGCCTGGCGCGTCGCCCCCGCGTTCTTCGACCTGTCGCTCGCGCCGCGGATGGTGTCCGTCGTCGGCCGCGACCAGGCCCGCACGCAGGAGTCCGCGGACCGCTGGGGCTGGGACCGCGCCGAGACCGACTGGCGCGCCGCGATCGAGCGCGACGACATCGACGTCGTCGACATCTGCTCGCCCGGCAGCACGCACGTCGAGGTCGCGGTCGCGGCGCTCGAGGCCGGCAAGCACGTGCTGTGCGAGAAGCCGCTCGCGAACACGGTCGAGGAGGCCGAGATCATGGCCGCGGCCGCCGAGAGGGCCGCCGCCAAGGGCATCCGCGCGATGGTCGGCTTCAGCTACCGTCGCGTGCCGGCCATCACCTTCGCGCGCGACCTCGTCGCCCAGGGCGCGATCGGCGAGCTCCGCCAGGTGCGCGCGCTCTACCTCCAGGACTGGCTGACCGACGCCGAGGGCCCCATGACCTGGCGCCTCGACAAGGAGGCGGCCGGGTCCGGCGCGCTCGGCGACATCGGCGCGCACATCGTGGACGCCGTGCAGTTCATCACCGGCGACACGCTCGACGCGGTCAGCGGCCTGCTCCGCACCTTCGTCGAGGAGCGCCCGCTGCTGGCCGAGACGCGCGGCCTCGGCGGCGTCGCGTCGAGCGAGCGCGGGAAGGTGACCGTCGACGACGCGGCCTACTTCACCGGGAAGCTCTCCTCGGGCGCGCTCGCGAGCTTCGAGGCGACCCGCATGGCCACCGGCCGGAAGAACGCGCTGCGGCTGGAGTTCAGCGGATCCGACGGCGCCATCTCCTTCGACCTCGAGCGCCTCAACGAGATCGAGCTGTACGACGCGACCGCGCCCGCCGACCGGCTGGGCTTCCGCCGGATCCTCGTCACCGAGCCCGAGCACCCCTACACGGCGGCGTGGTGGCCCACCGGCCACGGCCTCGGCTACGAGCACGCGTTCAGCCACCAGGTGCGCGACCTCGTCCACGACATCGCCGAGGGCCGCGAGCCGCAGCCGTCGTTCGCCGACGGCCTCCGCGTGCAGCGCGTGCTCGACGCGGTGGAGCGCAGCTCGGCCGACGGCAGCGCGTGGACGACGGTGGACCCCGCGGGGAGCTGA
- a CDS encoding methylated-DNA--[protein]-cysteine S-methyltransferase has product MTDPDDTTPFPDADALERTDPTAPALHALRLRLADAAEDRGALDVGFTTIDSPVGPLLLAATERGLIRVAYSREDHDTVLGDLARRLGPRILRAPKRLDQTARELDEYFAGRRRSFDLPLDRRLSTGFRDRVQQLLPGIPYGSTRTYREVAETAGSPAATRAVGTACSTNPLPVVIPCHRVLRSDGTLGGYIGGLAAKTTLLELEGRI; this is encoded by the coding sequence GTGACCGACCCCGACGACACCACGCCCTTCCCCGACGCCGACGCCCTCGAGCGCACGGACCCGACCGCGCCCGCGCTCCACGCGCTGCGCCTCCGCCTGGCCGACGCGGCCGAGGACCGGGGCGCGCTCGACGTCGGCTTCACGACGATCGACTCCCCCGTCGGCCCGCTCCTGCTCGCCGCCACGGAGCGCGGCCTGATCCGCGTCGCCTACTCCCGCGAGGACCACGACACCGTGCTCGGCGACCTGGCGCGGCGGCTCGGTCCGCGGATCCTCCGCGCCCCGAAGCGCCTCGACCAGACCGCCCGCGAGCTCGACGAGTACTTCGCCGGCCGCCGCCGCTCCTTCGACCTGCCGCTCGACCGCCGCCTCTCCACCGGGTTCCGCGACCGGGTGCAGCAGCTGCTGCCGGGCATCCCGTACGGCTCGACGCGCACCTACCGCGAGGTCGCCGAGACCGCGGGCAGCCCGGCGGCCACGCGCGCGGTCGGCACGGCGTGCTCGACGAACCCGCTGCCCGTCGTGATCCCCTGCCACCGCGTGCTCCGCTCCGACGGCACGCTCGGCGGCTACATCGGCGGGCTCGCGGCGAAGACGACGCTGCTGGAGCTGGAGGGGCGCATCTGA
- a CDS encoding sortase: MTRPTPAAGRGRSFRRAAAGACLSASLVILPLAMAPAAHAETVPAAPVAEATPAAEAPVAAPTPVATPTPAVEAPAEDATPTPAPTEVPEETAPVDDAPVETPAPAPGTATPGAPTTGLPTLEPTAPVVELPFTWTTPDRGVALPINEAVPFAGTGTAGSIVTASYFNAVGVRSIAGIGIVGEDGTYAFPASFTELLQGSRTASVTLTQVGLDLTVTGEIRGLVRFAEAPVGPFVRAEASFSTISPISVTEATSILGGLKITATGYLRYEAVEVTVTAPDGRVIEISDANSGVGVGTRSLKDLVRADVDGTFAQPIILFGDVQPGTYRVSVAGLESGLTQGGTVELTGADAGGPVIPGLPTLPGTATPAPTAPSIEPAGTAPKPIQKPAAHHDDTLPVTGTDGAAALGLGGIGALLALVGAGAVVARRRLRSAE, encoded by the coding sequence ATGACCCGTCCCACCCCCGCCGCCGGCCGCGGCCGGTCCTTCCGCCGCGCCGCCGCGGGCGCCTGCCTCTCGGCGTCGCTCGTGATCCTGCCCCTCGCGATGGCGCCCGCCGCCCACGCCGAGACCGTCCCCGCCGCGCCCGTGGCCGAGGCGACCCCGGCCGCCGAGGCGCCCGTCGCCGCGCCGACCCCCGTCGCGACCCCGACCCCCGCCGTCGAGGCCCCGGCCGAGGACGCGACCCCGACGCCCGCGCCCACCGAGGTCCCCGAGGAGACCGCGCCCGTCGACGACGCGCCCGTCGAGACCCCGGCCCCGGCCCCCGGCACCGCGACCCCCGGCGCGCCCACGACCGGCCTCCCGACGCTCGAGCCGACCGCGCCCGTCGTCGAGCTGCCCTTCACCTGGACCACGCCCGACCGCGGCGTCGCCCTGCCGATCAACGAGGCCGTGCCGTTCGCCGGCACCGGCACCGCGGGCAGCATCGTCACCGCCAGCTACTTCAACGCCGTGGGCGTCAGGTCGATCGCCGGCATCGGCATCGTCGGCGAGGACGGCACGTACGCGTTCCCCGCGAGCTTCACCGAGCTCCTGCAGGGCTCGCGGACCGCGAGCGTCACGCTCACGCAGGTCGGCCTCGACCTCACCGTGACGGGCGAGATCCGCGGCCTGGTGCGCTTCGCCGAGGCGCCCGTCGGCCCGTTCGTGCGCGCCGAGGCGTCGTTCTCGACCATCTCGCCGATCTCCGTCACCGAGGCGACCAGCATCCTCGGCGGCCTGAAGATCACCGCGACCGGCTACCTCCGCTACGAGGCCGTCGAGGTCACGGTCACCGCGCCCGACGGCCGCGTGATCGAGATCAGCGACGCGAACAGCGGCGTCGGCGTCGGCACGCGGTCGCTGAAGGACCTCGTGCGCGCCGACGTCGACGGCACCTTCGCGCAGCCGATCATCCTGTTCGGCGACGTCCAGCCGGGCACCTACCGGGTGTCCGTCGCGGGCCTCGAGTCGGGCCTCACGCAGGGCGGCACCGTCGAGCTCACCGGCGCGGACGCGGGCGGACCGGTCATCCCGGGCCTGCCCACGCTGCCCGGCACGGCCACCCCGGCGCCGACCGCGCCCTCGATCGAGCCCGCGGGCACCGCCCCGAAGCCGATCCAGAAGCCTGCCGCGCACCACGACGACACGCTGCCCGTCACGGGCACCGACGGCGCCGCGGCCCTCGGCCTCGGCGGGATCGGCGCGCTGCTGGCGCTCGTCGGCGCGGGCGCCGTCGTGGCCCGCCGCCGCCTGCGCTCCGCGGAGTAG
- a CDS encoding MarR family winged helix-turn-helix transcriptional regulator gives MTDAPRSLTPTQLGAYLAFTEVGSLLRPAVEAQLRDAGGLSYVQFQLLARLGDAPDGHLRMTDLADGVVYSRSGLTYQAQLLEQRGLVTRSPSPDDERSTVVALTDAGREVLAVVFPGHIRTVHGLLFAPLSDADAGHLARILGRVTEHLRAAPPRSASRRRKG, from the coding sequence ATGACGGACGCCCCCCGATCCCTGACGCCGACGCAGCTCGGCGCCTACCTCGCCTTCACGGAGGTCGGCAGCCTGCTGCGCCCCGCCGTCGAGGCGCAGCTCCGCGACGCGGGCGGCCTCAGCTACGTCCAGTTCCAGCTGCTCGCGCGGCTCGGCGACGCGCCGGACGGCCACCTGCGCATGACCGACCTCGCCGACGGCGTCGTCTACAGCCGCAGCGGCCTCACCTACCAGGCGCAGCTCCTCGAGCAGCGCGGGCTCGTCACCCGGTCGCCGTCGCCGGACGACGAGCGCAGCACCGTGGTCGCCCTCACCGACGCGGGCCGCGAGGTGCTCGCCGTCGTGTTCCCCGGGCACATCCGGACCGTGCACGGGCTCCTCTTCGCGCCGCTGTCGGACGCCGACGCCGGCCACCTCGCGCGGATCCTCGGCCGCGTCACCGAGCACCTCCGCGCCGCGCCGCCGCGGTCCGCGTCACGCCGCCGGAAGGGCTGA
- a CDS encoding LacI family DNA-binding transcriptional regulator, whose protein sequence is MREVAARAGVSIATVSFVVNGTKAVSEPTRRAVTAAMQELGYRNNVVARALASKRTRIVALLFPADVQRLSRIALDIFMSAATRASELGYHLVLWPTGTSPDDVSDLVSGRLVDGVIVMEVRLDDGRIRELQALDVPFVSIGRTEDTTALPFVDMDFERTVAEGIDHLHGLGHRRFGLMVEDLEGGPLRGYGPTTRTERAFRAETAARGLPAEVVRCPPTPVGGRAAAGELLAADPGITAVMLLNDQAARGLISGLGEAGRSVPDDVSILSLATSTEVGALVEPALSTMDAPGPELGRLAVETLLARLDGSADELPHALLPCRLHVAASTGPAPTAR, encoded by the coding sequence ATGCGAGAGGTCGCCGCACGCGCGGGGGTCTCGATCGCCACGGTCTCTTTCGTCGTCAACGGCACCAAGGCCGTCTCGGAGCCGACGCGCCGCGCGGTCACCGCGGCGATGCAGGAGCTCGGCTACCGCAACAACGTCGTGGCCCGCGCCCTCGCGAGCAAGCGCACCCGGATCGTCGCGCTGCTGTTCCCCGCCGACGTGCAGCGCCTCAGCCGCATCGCCCTGGACATCTTCATGAGCGCCGCGACGCGCGCCTCGGAGCTCGGCTACCACCTGGTGCTCTGGCCCACCGGCACGTCGCCCGACGACGTGTCCGACCTCGTCAGCGGCCGGCTCGTCGACGGCGTCATCGTGATGGAGGTGCGCCTCGACGACGGGCGCATCCGCGAGCTGCAGGCCCTCGACGTGCCGTTCGTCTCCATCGGCCGCACCGAGGACACGACCGCGCTGCCCTTCGTCGACATGGACTTCGAGCGCACGGTCGCCGAGGGCATCGACCACCTGCACGGCCTCGGCCACCGCCGGTTCGGGCTGATGGTGGAGGACCTCGAGGGCGGGCCCCTGCGCGGCTACGGGCCGACCACGCGCACCGAGCGGGCATTCCGGGCGGAGACCGCCGCGCGCGGGCTCCCCGCCGAGGTCGTCCGCTGCCCGCCGACGCCCGTGGGCGGCCGCGCGGCCGCGGGCGAGCTGCTGGCCGCGGACCCGGGCATCACCGCGGTGATGCTCCTCAACGACCAGGCCGCCCGCGGGCTCATCTCCGGGCTCGGCGAGGCGGGCCGGAGCGTGCCGGACGACGTGTCGATCCTGTCGCTCGCGACCTCCACCGAGGTGGGCGCGCTCGTCGAGCCGGCGCTCAGCACCATGGACGCGCCCGGTCCGGAGCTCGGGCGCCTCGCCGTGGAGACGCTCCTCGCCCGGCTCGACGGATCCGCCGACGAGCTGCCGCACGCGCTCCTGCCCTGCCGGCTGCACGTGGCCGCGTCGACCGGGCCGGCGCCGACCGCCCGCTGA
- a CDS encoding VOC family protein: MPSSSGHPRLLQTVLDAPDPRRLAEFYRELLGLRYRPGDEPEATGPDPDWLVLIGEDGSRRLAFQLAPGMPAPSWPEGSPPQMLHLDLTVGSAADLERQRARAVALGAEVLRDRSADPDEPLFVLRDPAGHPFCVFVAPASAGAAPSSGAAPP, encoded by the coding sequence ATGCCCTCCTCGTCCGGCCACCCGCGCCTGCTGCAGACCGTCCTCGACGCGCCGGATCCGCGTCGCCTCGCCGAGTTCTACCGCGAGCTCCTCGGCCTCCGGTACCGGCCGGGCGACGAGCCGGAGGCGACTGGCCCGGATCCGGACTGGCTGGTGCTGATCGGCGAGGACGGCAGCCGCCGCCTCGCGTTCCAGCTCGCACCCGGCATGCCCGCCCCGAGCTGGCCCGAGGGCTCGCCGCCGCAGATGCTGCACCTCGACCTCACCGTCGGATCCGCCGCCGACCTCGAGCGGCAGCGCGCCCGCGCGGTCGCGCTCGGCGCCGAGGTGCTGCGGGACCGGTCGGCGGATCCCGACGAGCCCCTGTTCGTGCTGCGGGATCCCGCCGGGCATCCGTTCTGCGTCTTCGTCGCGCCGGCGTCCGCGGGCGCGGCGCCGTCGTCGGGGGCGGCACCCCCGTGA
- a CDS encoding DUF4287 domain-containing protein: MNAHGIVAPPPPPEGRKAMGPASYFPSIERTYGQPVQHWIDLADARLDDEPHMQVVAWLKAEHGLGHGHANAVVAFVKACRASA; the protein is encoded by the coding sequence ATGAACGCCCACGGCATCGTCGCCCCGCCCCCGCCGCCCGAGGGGCGCAAGGCCATGGGCCCCGCCTCCTACTTCCCGAGCATCGAGCGGACCTACGGGCAGCCGGTCCAGCACTGGATCGACCTCGCCGACGCCCGCCTCGACGACGAGCCGCACATGCAGGTCGTCGCCTGGCTGAAGGCGGAGCACGGCCTCGGCCACGGCCACGCCAACGCGGTCGTCGCCTTCGTGAAGGCCTGTCGCGCGTCGGCCTGA
- a CDS encoding TetR/AcrR family transcriptional regulator C-terminal domain-containing protein translates to MNPSDAIVSSTALPDRAPVREAPAVAARDRTSRTGQTAAKLSRELIVETALGQIDRSGTQGLSMRSLAQELGVEAMSLYRYVHGKEDLLEGIVASLMGHLTARLDEAQGEHWQAFLQTVAHEVRRIATDHPKAFPLVATRHPAAPWLRPPLRSVEVVDRFLTALTRNGFTDPQAVNAYRAFSSFLLGQLLLQSVVRGAEAGPAEEPLDEGGAAIPEGDGSMTLDSAPEVRRLRELLSEDRSDEEFEVSLEALLDRLDRELSQ, encoded by the coding sequence GTGAACCCCTCGGATGCGATCGTCTCCAGCACCGCGCTGCCCGACCGCGCACCCGTCAGGGAGGCACCCGCCGTGGCAGCACGCGACAGGACCAGCAGGACGGGCCAGACCGCGGCCAAGCTCAGCCGCGAGCTCATCGTCGAGACCGCGCTCGGGCAGATCGACCGCTCCGGCACCCAGGGCCTGTCGATGCGGTCGCTGGCGCAGGAGCTCGGCGTGGAGGCCATGTCCCTCTACCGCTACGTGCACGGCAAGGAGGACCTCCTCGAGGGCATCGTGGCCTCGCTGATGGGGCACCTCACCGCCCGTCTCGACGAGGCGCAGGGGGAGCACTGGCAGGCGTTCCTCCAGACCGTCGCGCACGAGGTGCGCCGGATCGCGACCGACCACCCGAAGGCGTTCCCGCTCGTGGCGACCCGGCACCCGGCCGCGCCCTGGCTCCGGCCCCCGCTCCGCAGCGTGGAGGTCGTCGACCGGTTCCTCACCGCGCTCACCCGCAACGGCTTCACGGATCCGCAGGCGGTGAACGCCTACCGGGCGTTCAGCAGCTTCCTGCTCGGCCAGCTCCTCCTGCAGTCCGTGGTGCGCGGCGCGGAGGCGGGACCCGCCGAGGAGCCGCTCGACGAGGGCGGCGCGGCCATCCCCGAGGGCGACGGCAGCATGACCCTCGACTCGGCGCCCGAGGTGCGCCGCCTCCGCGAGCTGCTCAGCGAGGACCGCAGCGACGAGGAGTTCGAGGTCTCGCTCGAGGCGCTCCTCGACCGGCTCGACCGCGAGCTCTCGCAGTAG